The sequence AACTCCTCAGTCCTTGGAGAGCAGTGTCCAAAATGTTGAGCCAAGCCCCTGACCAGCAGGCAACACACAGGAGACCGTAAACAGCTCCCAAAATAGCAGAGCTGAGTGACGAATCTCCTATAGACTAGGCAACCATTTTGTGCCTGCTTCCAAAGCAGAATGGCCCTGCTAGTCAATCCTTGATTTTTAAAAGCAGAATAATGGGGCCACAACGCAAATCTTGAACAATTCAACCCCTCCGCCTCACCTCAACCCAACTCGAACAAGCACTCAGCAGAAATGAGCAAGAAAAACAATACTAATGGAAATTCCAAGCAGCTTTCTTGTGGCTGGGTTTGTTTTCAGAGTAACAAGAAAACAGACCATTTATACAGAGCCCTGTGGTGAGTTTATGCAGCCGGCAAAATTGCAAAAGGCCTTTATTATTTCCTCATGAGAATTCAATACAAAAGCAAATAGTGATATGCAAAAATGACCTAAATCCTTTGTCAGCATCATGGTTTATGCTAATTATTTTTTATATCATTCAGTAGTAAATTAAATGCTTTAAATACTTGGCCTTTACAGCTGTAAGGCCCTAGACAGTCTCATATTATATAATAGAAATGAAGGTAGAGGGGCATTACATTCAAAGAATCCAGAACAGCCCTTCAGACCTAAAGGAACACGTGTGCCAGGCTGCCAGCCCATCCCCACTTATGGATGACCTGTCTGAGTGTTAGTGATCGAAGATTATGCAATACGTGTCGACGGAACTAAACGGACGAACTGAACCCCCATCATATATTACTAAGTAACTGGACGTCTGGCCTTTATCAGACCATAGTTAATGCTAACCAAAGGCAAATAACATTTGAGATGTTAAATGAACAGATGAAAAACCTCATAACTGTACAAACTACAGCCCATAGCTGTAGAATGCCACTGCTGACAAAATGACAATGACTCAATTCAGCCATGTTAACTACAGAATGTTCTGAACCCTTGTTTGGGCCCTACTGCTCTTTAATGCACTTTGCCAGGGGAGGTTCACATCATTTGCTTTTTCCTGTTTGGTGAATAGTATAAAGTTCCAATTGTTTTCCCTCACACCATTTGCAATTGTTTCAGATTAAATGACATCCTCTGTGACTTGGCTTTCTGCAAAACCACAGAGAGCACCATTATTCGAAAGATGTGAGGGTGCCAATAGAAAATTCATTTCCCACAAGGCATTAAAAACGTTGCACGCTCACCCTAACCATTCTAAACTTTTCCTAATTATGAGGATGACAGGTTGGTCATGAGTGGACTGTCACTGCACCAGAATAGCAAGTTCACATGGGAAGACCTGAGCATAATGAAGTAAATAAATAGTAAGTTGGCAAGCAAAGCACTTCAGAGGAGCTTGCAGGTAAAAGTCTTGATTTTACCTTCATTACTTGGTAATAGGCCTGCAATGTGTTCTGACAGAAAATGATCGGCTTCCTTGACATGTAGATAAATCACAAGTAACTAGTGTGTGGAGGATGGTTGAACACTATCACCACCTTGTGGCAGAAAGTGGTTTTACAGTTCACATCTCTTGACTACCACATACTACACTTCACTAACTCAGAAGACCTGGACCACATCTCACTGTAGAAGATGATTTTACAGGATATAAAGATTTGTCTTCATCTGACCTCCAGATCCGAGTTGAGGGATGAGGAGTCTGAGAACGTTTCGGAGGTGCAGGGTTCATCCACTCTCACTACCCTCACTGTCCTCCTGAGGGGATGGCTCTCTGAAACCCCCTCCTCCTTAGAGAGAGTCACCTCCTTTAGACACACCTGAAATCATACATCGAAGGAGGTACAAATCTGAGTTGTATgtcaagttttaaaaaataaaataaaaactttgcCCATGGCAGACGTCTTGACCCTCACCTTTCGCACAGGTTGAATGTTGACATCCATGTAATGCCCCATGTCAGCAAACTTTAGATTCTTCTTACTGGAGAGAACCCGGGGAGGAGCTCCATCCAAGTCCAACTCACATGAGGAAATAAGAGTGGTGTTTATTTAAAAAGAGGATTATCAAATACTGTGTGAAGCAAAGTCTGGATATGAATGAAAGAGTTCTCAAACTGCCATTTTGTCTTTCATTCTGTAGCTTAAAGATCTTTAGTTGTCTTTCATTCTAATACTTTCTATACAAGTAAGTATTTAATCAGACATTCAGAGTCCAGCTCCCCAACCCGGGCATATGAATACAGGACTGTGGATTTACTGggtgtttttgttttgtcttcCCACTGGGGTTGTGCTGACTGGGGGGAGAGGAGCCGCCCAGGAGACTCTCTGTATCTGGAGAACCCCCTCCAGGCTGCTGCTCAGGGGTACCCTTCCTACACCAGGACAGGACCACAATCTGACCACAAAGTCAAGACAAAACTGAAAGGGGGAGGTTGGGGTTCAATTAAATTAGAACTCTGTCAATTCAGGGAGATGACCCGATATTCTATTCACATATTCATAAGCTTGAGAAGGATACAGCGAGATCCAGGGCTGCACAGCACGTTGACGCCAGGAGCCACGGCATGGCCTTCAGTACAAACTCATACTGGGTGTCGTAAAGTAATATGGCCGAGGTGTAGAGGGCACCGGCCAAAGAGCACAGCAAACCAGAGGACACGTGTGCACTCGAACTCTCCCCTCTGTGCTAAAAGATCAACGTAGAGGTTAAAGTGCTACGGGCATTATGCAGTTTTGCGGTGAGCATTATGTTATGTATAACGCCGTGTTTTACCACATAACAGTTGGCTTTGAGGGACTGTTGTGACAATACAGCAAAGTATGGGCAACTCAGACATGAATGGACGTAAACTGTGACGGGGTGTCACTTACTGCTCTGGAGAGGTCAGGGAACTTAGAGGTCCAGGCAATCACAAAAGAGAGCAGACCAAGAATGTAACCGAGGACCTCCATACGGTCCTGCCCAAGAAGACAAGCGTAGTCAGTGAGCCATTGAAAAGGTCACTCTGAAATTCATGGGAGGTAATAGAAGAGTGAATTCATAGGAGAATCTGCACACTTACATGCAGGAGGTCAGTGAGAAGAAGTCTTCTCCCAGTGAGAGGTCTGTCTACAAGCCCATGGCTGGTCCTGGAGGTTAGGTAGCTCCCTCCACCCACCACCAACAGCAGAGACACAGCCATGAagttctgcctcctcctcctcttaatCATCCGCAGCCTCTTCTCTGAGGGGAAAAGGGGGCGAAGGTTAAGGATTGCAGCTCTGATGACTGAATGTTGCCCattgaaacatttaaaaaatatatttcacaagGCCCTCTCTTCAGCCTCATTTGTTTGGTATCTCTCGACTTTATAGATAAAACATTTCTTTACTGTTTTGCCTATGCATATTGTGCAAGTGTAGTGTGTTGATAAGGGCTTGTAAGGACAGGATACAAAGCACAAGCTGTGCCAAAAGGGCTATTGTGAGCAACTCTGGGGAAAAATGGCAAAAGTGATACATGTGTAAAAGGGACCCACCCTCTCGCTTACCTGCTCTGGTGTTCCAACGCAAGAATATCGGGAAGATGGAGATTAAATGAATAACTTCTACAGCTGCCATAAAAGCACCCATTATGACCTAAAACAATCACAATGGAAGATGGACGTAGCAGGTAATGATGATCATATACAGTATAGGCCCATACAGGGTCTGGAAATAGAATGTTGTTTTGTCACCTGAAGAGCCAGCTGATTGGAGAGAAATGCCCCGATGGTGCTGCACAAATTGCCAAAGAAACAGTAGAGGACACAGGCTGCCTCCTTGCCGGAATTCCTGTCCCGGCCTCTGCATCTCAGACATACCAGCCTTGAACAAGCATTTCGGACAAAAGTGAAGTAAAACAACTATAATAAGTAGCCTTTACTCCAGGTTTAAATGCATAATTACCCACATACTCACATAAAACAGGATATTATCAAAAGAAGCACGGACAAACAGACGAGTCCGGTCGAGATGCAAACGTTCTGTCTGTTTGAAAAACAGGTCGATATAATGTCGTGGCGCCACCAAGACGTAAAGTCAAACGAAAGGCTTTCTGCTCTGTTTTGTCCATTTGTGACACTCTGTGCTTTCACTCCCATATCTTCTAACTATGCCGTTGACCTAAAACAAATCTAGGGAATGGCAAATATGACCAGCTGCGTCAGTGGCGCGAGCGACAGGTGGTGCACAGTACAGGTATGTAAAAGATGTGCGCGATTGTGCCCTGATCACATGCACATTTACTTCACAAAAGCGCTGCCCAATAGAGACACTGGTTCAATATACGAATTTAAACGCATGATCTTGCCAGGGAATGTTGATGCATTTACTAAACAAATGGAGGTAGATGTAATGAGAAACTCGGTCAATTTAATTTATATTAATATGAAAATGTACTTCGCTTTTGCGTACACCAGTCATGTGCAACAAAGCAAATCAATTGCAAACCAAGGAACACATTTCTAATGGTACAGTCAGACACATTTTTGCTGTACACTGAAAGATAAAGGGCAGTTCTCTTGAGAAAAAAATGTGAGCTCTCGCAAAGATTGTCTATTATATTGATATTCGAGTGACAGCTCAAACAATGGAAATGCctgtcctcaaagatggaaggcaggcgAGAGgtgagatcaggtgggaccattctagccaatgagagggcagatacacgTGTGAACAGACCAAAGAGATAAATAGAAGATTCATCTTTGTGTCTGTGCTATTATAGTCTGTAAATGGTTGTTCATTTGCTGAATGCTCCCAACTCATATAGGAATGCCCACCCAGTTAAGTACATTAAAATGGTGGCAATACTCacgatgagtcctctatctagcTCTATGACAGCAGGCGCAACTCCGATATACTGGTCGTTTACTGGGTAAGTTGCCAAAATGCCACGTGCGCCAACTTATCAGTGCATTTGTAACAACCTAACCATGATGAaacttctattcgatcaaataagcctcacgtaGCAAATGAGCAATTCATGTTTTTGTTGCCCAATTTCGACAGACTCTCTGAACGCCATACAAAAATTCCTCATACCGTGGGTTTATTTTCGTGGACAGATTTTGGGCGGAGTAAAACCtctcttcgcctcttcctctctggctaTAGCTTCAAAAGCACCTCGTTTAGGCTTTTGTTGTGGCAGTTCGATGGTACATTGAGCACAGTCAGGGAAAATATTGCAAACACTCATAAGAGACCCAAAAACACCACAAATTAACGTTTGAAAACCAACATATATCATTATTTAATCAGGGATATTACACAATTGTTGTTGCTTCAAATAAATGTATAGCAAAGTAGCAGTCGGGTTGTAGATCGTAGGGAATCCAACAAGTTAATTATCTCTGTAAAGCAGGGGTCTTTAATCTTTCCTTGCCCAGGGCAAACCGGCGAACCAGGTCCCCCATCATACCATAAAAAGATGACGTAATCTTCATTTTAAAATAAATAGATGTGGTAGTGTTTCATTTTTTTGTTACCTTCCCGCAATATAATTACCAGAAAGGTAACTCGAACCATTTTCGCTAAGGGCAGCTCTTtagctggttaaacaaaggttagcAAAAATGTACGTTATGCCCAAATCAAAAAAGCTTACCAGCAGCCACATTATAGTTGGACGTGGAAGTGTAAACTCTAAAATAACCTATTAACTACAAAAGGTAACTCCAAAACACGTTTTCGCTGAAAGGTTAGCTATGTGTTGGCAAAAATGTATGTCCAAGTCAAGAAAGCTTACAAGCTGCACTGGTAGCCTATTCACGGTTGCTTTTTCAATTCCTATGTGAGTGTGAGTGTAATTTGCTCAATATTAGGAGTTGAAAAATAAAGTTGACATTATCATAAATATTATTTTTTCTACTGTAGGTATTGTTGGATCCtgtgttttacattatagccattagtgtatatatatatatatgattaaatatcATGATGTTGGTTGTGTGAGGTGTCTGCATTTGTGCACTGGAGCATCATTATGGGATTAAACAACTGCTTGCtacttgcctgtttgtgtgtgacaagaactgagtaacatggtgtgacctgcatgttgcaaaactgtagataacagcccagcagatgctttgtccttgtgtttgtatgtAACAATATTGAGCACATGGTGTGACTTGCTGTATCTTACAAAGTTGTGATAGGGAGGGGTGGTCATCACGAGGTTTAACTGAGATGGAAAAATACTAAACAACACAATAGCAGGAACTGAGCAACTGTTCTAACTAGGCTGCGAACCAGAACAGTAAGGATCTATACATCCGAAGGAGGGAGAACTCcaagaagcgccaagaggcggggacccgcctgCAATAGGCTGGGCAAGTTTAAACCACACCCAGCCTCTACTGTGatagttccaacccgtctgttggcctatgtctatcacagtataaagaatactgtttacatacatcttgtcagttctctgttctgccctgcgtggcattacagtgagcccgtatatacaaaagttgcatttgccatttattacttagctaataaaaaatacatagtataaaatcggtgactcattgttatatgtatcctgataccagattcgaatttatGCAACCCTAACAGAATGTAAGTAAAAAATTATTCTGTTTACTAGCGATATTCGTAAAAACATTGACATTTAAAAaagcattattttatttttttaatatactTTTGCAGACCCCCTGCTGAATACCCCTGCTGTAAAGTACAATAGGCTGCACCTTGTAACAAACATTATTGAAAAATAACAATCTTCACTGATTGATCTCCAATGAATTTCCTCTGGTTCAGAGTAAGGCTCAATCTCAGTTGCAGAAATTCCTGGAATTGAGTTGACCCCAACTCTGCTCTGGTAATAGTGGAATGTACTGTCACTGCAATGCATGAGGAGTTACACAGAATATCCTGAATTATGTTTGATATCAAAAGGCAACCTTTCCCAGTTTCTCCATATTGCAAAGTGCAATGGAGGTTATTGTTGTTGACCAGTACCTACATACCAATTCCTGTGTAATTGCATTGGAAAGTCCTTTGGGGGTTAACAATCCAAACTACCAGCGATTTCTAACAGTTTATAGATGTTCTTCAGGCATCCAGGTGCTTGGTGAGTCGGCGTACTTTCTCTTTCTTGTTCCTGTTGCCATGCTTCTTCCAGGGTTTGCCCACAGGCTGTTCTAAGCCAGGTTTCCCTTGATTTACCAGTTCACGCTGGCCTACGCTGCCTTCCTTGTAACCCATGAAAGACTGGACCCCCTTTGTGAGCGCCCGAACATTCTCCTGGTATAAAAAAACACAATGGGGTTACTATGTGAATTATCCCATTTCACTACAACCCATGGTAATAAAGTAATCTGCCTAGACTCGCTTGAGTTTGGTGTCACTTCTGCAAATGCAGCATTTGAATGTAATTTCTATGGAGTTGCCTTCTACTGTACCTGATGGAAGAAGTTCTTGTCCACCAGATTCTCATGCCTCTTGACTTTGCTCGGTTTGTTGCCTATCTTGGAGTCTTCACCGTCTGCATCTCCGGCCTGGAACTTGCTGTGCTGGGGCTGGAAGTCTGCAGCACTGATGTGGGGAGGAGGGTGGCAGTACAGCAGTTTTCCCTGGAGATGGTCAGACAGAAGCAGTTAGTGGTGCTGCTCTCCCATTACTACCTACTGAATTGTAGGTAAACAGACTAAACAATATTTAGACTATTCTGCCTAATAAACCAGAGTTGTACAACAAGAGCATGTATTTGGCGGCGGGAGGAGAAGGATGAGGGTTAACTTACAATGACGTAATCCTTGAGTATGTAACGGGCTGATCTCGACTGGTCAGGTTGTCCGTGTGTTGTCATGAAGCCCCTCATGTCTGAAAGAGAACCGATCAGAACAGTGCCAATGGCTTGTTCGGACTCCATCACTATCATATGGCTAACGTTGTGCTATGTCAGTTGTTCTACACTGTGCTGTACTGAATACGGACAGGGTTTATAGTCTCACATCCATAGGCCATCAGTAGCTCCTCATAGTTGGGGATGCGGTCGGGGTCCTCGTCCTCTCGCGGGCGGATGATGTTGATGCCATAGGTgccctccagcacatcccgaggAATTGTCTGACACACGTGAGAAGTCTGTTAAGGCCTTAACCACAACGAACACCCATTCAAACATCTGAAAACCCCCTTTACCGGTGTAAAATGTGCAGCTCTATTTTCGTCCAACTTAAAACAGATCTAGCCGTGACTCAAATGTATTTCAGAAAGAGATTGTTCCAGTATTATCTATTGATTGGGACAATAAATGACTCTTCTACACCCATAAGTTAACAGATGAGCGGTGTGTAGGGTTGGTAATTGAAGGATATGAGAGAGATGGCAGGCACATGGTCTCGTATCTGGTCGATGGGCAGGATCCCACAGCACATCATCTCAGCTTTAGTGGACACAAAGGAGGGCATGACCAGGCCAGGgcagtcacacagacacagacctggCTCCACATACAGCgtctggaacacacacaaacacacttgaaTGCTTTGACCCCACAAGAAAAGAATGTATCGTCACCAAAGGAACACATTATAAGAGGTCCAGCAGGCTACATCAGAGCCGGTCTTTACCTGAAAGTGCTTGGTGTGCCCAGGCGTGACTGAGACGGACACCTTCTTATTTCTCAGAATGGTGTTGATGGTAGAACTTTTACCCACATTGGGATACCCCACCTGTTCAGAGAGTATATAGGAGAATTGAGATCCCACAAACGTCACTCCAAACACGACCTGTTCTCCTACTGCAACATTTGAGCCTATCGATTtccagtgtgtgtatctgtgtgtactCACCAGCCCCACTGTGAGCTCGCCCTCTTTCAACGTTGGCCCATCGTGAGCCGCCTTAAATATGGCAAGCAGCTCATCTTTTGTCAGCAGGCGACTGGAGTTGTGGAAGGAGGAGCCGTGGGTGGAGCCATCTATACTCTCTTCGTCGtctgcctcctcatcctctgaTGCCTCTTCACCCTCCGATGCCGTCTGCCAGTCTCC is a genomic window of Oncorhynchus nerka isolate Pitt River linkage group LG24, Oner_Uvic_2.0, whole genome shotgun sequence containing:
- the tmem44 gene encoding transmembrane protein 44, with translation MGVKAQSVTNGQNRAESLSFDFTSWWRHDIISTCFSNRQNVCISTGLVCLSVLLLIISCFMLVCLRCRGRDRNSGKEAACVLYCFFGNLCSTIGAFLSNQLALQVIMGAFMAAVEVIHLISIFPIFLRWNTRAEKRLRMIKRRRRQNFMAVSLLLVVGGGSYLTSRTSHGLVDRPLTGRRLLLTDLLHDRMEVLGYILGLLSFVIAWTSKFPDLSRAHRGESSSAHVSSGLLCSLAGALYTSAILLYDTQYEFVLKAMPWLLASTCCAALDLAIVVLSWCRKGTPEQQPGGGSPDTESLLGGSSPPSQHNPSGKTKQKHPLDLDGAPPRVLSSKKNLKFADMGHYMDVNIQPVRKVCLKEVTLSKEEGVSESHPLRRTVRVVRVDEPCTSETFSDSSSLNSDLEWDFEDANAQWNKLLKDNVDGFPLQEWPTNPSPKPTCSCGGII
- the lsg1 gene encoding large subunit GTPase 1 homolog; this translates as MGKKKSAMGLGRSLIKERLNAGRGNKRGDTWLHTSELNDGYDWGRLNLQSVTEQSSMDDFLATAEMAGTEFVAEKLNIKFVAAEARAGLLTAEETAKLKKLHEENKQLLRIPRRPHWDEGTSPEVLQQTERDSFLEWRRELAELEEEQKMILTPFERNLDFWRQLWRVIERSDIVVQIVDARNPLLFRCPDLECYVKEVSRYKVNLLLVNKADLLTRQQRRIWARYFQREGLRAVFWSALVENERLEAEEKGMEVEEQEDEKSEAEDEDEGMPDNDNMSRRQEVEDNKEKNEKESEEEEDESDMEGEQFKDCVAEGDWQTASEGEEASEDEEADDEESIDGSTHGSSFHNSSRLLTKDELLAIFKAAHDGPTLKEGELTVGLVGYPNVGKSSTINTILRNKKVSVSVTPGHTKHFQTLYVEPGLCLCDCPGLVMPSFVSTKAEMMCCGILPIDQIRDHVPAISHVCQTIPRDVLEGTYGINIIRPREDEDPDRIPNYEELLMAYGYMRGFMTTHGQPDQSRSARYILKDYVIGKLLYCHPPPHISAADFQPQHSKFQAGDADGEDSKIGNKPSKVKRHENLVDKNFFHQENVRALTKGVQSFMGYKEGSVGQRELVNQGKPGLEQPVGKPWKKHGNRNKKEKVRRLTKHLDA